The following nucleotide sequence is from Gemmatimonadaceae bacterium.
CACTTCCTGTTCAACAGCTTGAACACCGTCGCGGTGCTCGTGCGCGACAACGACGCGCCGCGGGCGACAGCCGTCATCGAGCATTTGAGCGATGTGCTGCGCCGCACGCTCAGCCGCACGGGCGCCAGCGAAGTGTCGCTTGCCGACGAGCTCGATCTGGTGCGCGAGTATCTCGCCGTGGAGCAGGCACGCTTCTCGGACCGTCTCGATCCGCGATTCGGCGTCGACGAACAGCTGCTCTCCGCCGCGGTGCCAAGCTTCGCGCTGCAGCATCTCGTGGAGAACGCGGTGCGTCATGGCATCTCGCGTCGGACCGGCGCGGGCGTGGTCGAGATTGCAGTCCGGCGCCGCGGTGATTCGCTCGAGCTGATCGTGACTGACGACGGCGGCGGACTCATGGCCGACGTGCGCGCGGCAGGCCACGGACTGGAGAACACGCGCGAGCGTCTCCGCACGTTGTACGGCGAACGCGCATCGCTCGACGTCACGGCGGCGCCCGCACGCGGGACGATTGCGCGTCTCGTCATTCCGTATCATGAGCTTTTGCTCAACACGGTGACGGATGCCCAACGGTAAATGGCGCGTGCTGATCGCGGACGATGAGCCGGCGGCGCGCCGCGGCGTCCGGCAATTGCTGGCGGCATTTCCAGAGTTTATCGTCGTCGGCGAATGTCGCGACGGCCGCGAAGTGTTGTCGTCGCTCGACTCGCTCGCGCCGGACATGGTGTTTCTCGACGTGCAAATGCCCGAGGTGGACGGCTTCGAAGTCATCCGCCGACGTTCTCCCGAGCACATGCCGGTCGTCGTCTTCCTGACGGCGTACGATCAATTCGCGCTGCGTGCGTTCGACGCCGAGGCGCTCGACTACCTCGTGAAGCCGGTGAGCGAATCACGCTTTACCGCGACGATCAAGCGCGTCGCGCGGCGGCTCGAGGCGGGCGGCCGGGACGCGCGTGAACCGGCGATCGTCGTTTCGACCGCGCGCGGTGCCGTCGTGGTCAATTTGCGCGAGATCGACTGGATCGAAGCCGCCGATTACTACGCACGCGTTTGGGTTGGCGCGCGTAGTTATCTGCTTCGAGAGTCCCTGGACGATCTGGAAGCGCGCGTCGGCGCGCACGGATTCGTTCGCGCGCACCGGAGCGCATTGGTGCGGCTCGCGGCAGTTCGCGCACTCCAGCGGCGCGACGGCGGCGAGATCGTTGCCTTGCTCGGCTCCGGCGCCAAGGTCGCCGTGTCGAGGCGCCGTCGGGCGGCCGTCGCGGCCGCGGTGCGCGCGCGAACGTGATCGCTCACTTCGCGATTCGCTTCGCCTCCATCGTCCATGCGTCGAGCAGCCAGGTGCGACCGCCGTCCGTGGTGCGATCCGCGCGCCACAGGAAATGATTCGGCGCGATCGCCATGTAGCGAATGCGCATGATGGCGTTGCCGTCGTGCTGAATCGCCAGGCGATCGGTGCCGTCGGTCCACGTCAAGCCAAGCGCGAATTCGCCGCCGTTGGAGTTCATGCCGATGATTCGCCAGATCTGCCGGTTGGGATCGAACGTGCGATACGTATACGTGCCTGCCTCCATCGGCTGCGTGGGGTTGTCGGGACGCCAGCGATCCTCGATGAGGCGGCCGCCCGGCTTCTTCTTGAATGCCCAATGCCCGGGAAAGGCCGGCGAAAAGGTTCCGTCCGGAGTTCGACTCTGGAATCGGAATTCCCACACGCCCATGAGCGCATCGTAATCCGCGAGTGTTGCTTGTTTCGTGGCGCTGTCGGCGATCGGGAAGTTGGCGCCGAGGGTATCGGGGAGGGGAATCTCGCGGCCCGGTGGCGTAACGGGCCCCAATCGCCAAAACGGATTTACCCATCGGCCGCGATCGTGCACGAACAACTCCACGGCGTGGCCGCGCGTCGAGTCGACGCGCCGATCTCCTCGCATGACGAGACGGTAGTTGGACGTCACGAGCGCGACGTCGCCGTCGAGGGTGACTCGAGTATTCTCGAAAGTGATGCCGTCGAGCCGCGCTCCGGAGCGGGCGAAGTCGCGCGACTGGCCCATGATGGTGCCGCGATCGGCCCATTGTGCCTCCGGTCTGCCCTCCGCGGCGACGGCCGCGGCGGGAAGCACGCGTCGCAAGAGCGCCGTGTCGTTCGCGAACCAGGCGCGCCATAC
It contains:
- a CDS encoding LytTR family DNA-binding domain-containing protein; this encodes MPNGKWRVLIADDEPAARRGVRQLLAAFPEFIVVGECRDGREVLSSLDSLAPDMVFLDVQMPEVDGFEVIRRRSPEHMPVVVFLTAYDQFALRAFDAEALDYLVKPVSESRFTATIKRVARRLEAGGRDAREPAIVVSTARGAVVVNLREIDWIEAADYYARVWVGARSYLLRESLDDLEARVGAHGFVRAHRSALVRLAAVRALQRRDGGEIVALLGSGAKVAVSRRRRAAVAAAVRART
- a CDS encoding histidine kinase, whose translation is MPRRVQPWMIVAAAWIIPAILGAVDTIGQHAVWGGTLEWGAVLFSSIDWLMYGAFTPLIFRLSARWPLMRKTWKRNIPRHLAMSLLFCVAWASAGAVLRALISRGKFDGGFAHWYASWILTTLPFGASVYLAMVGIEHAIRYFSEARDRETQLARMAEQLTGAKLATLQAQLNPHFLFNSLNTVAVLVRDNDAPRATAVIEHLSDVLRRTLSRTGASEVSLADELDLVREYLAVEQARFSDRLDPRFGVDEQLLSAAVPSFALQHLVENAVRHGISRRTGAGVVEIAVRRRGDSLELIVTDDGGGLMADVRAAGHGLENTRERLRTLYGERASLDVTAAPARGTIARLVIPYHELLLNTVTDAQR
- a CDS encoding nuclear transport factor 2 family protein; this encodes MRRSLGLIGVLLASAHGSAQQPSPAVTREIFAARDSVWRAWFANDTALLRRVLPAAAVAAEGRPEAQWADRGTIMGQSRDFARSGARLDGITFENTRVTLDGDVALVTSNYRLVMRGDRRVDSTRGHAVELFVHDRGRWVNPFWRLGPVTPPGREIPLPDTLGANFPIADSATKQATLADYDALMGVWEFRFQSRTPDGTFSPAFPGHWAFKKKPGGRLIEDRWRPDNPTQPMEAGTYTYRTFDPNRQIWRIIGMNSNGGEFALGLTWTDGTDRLAIQHDGNAIMRIRYMAIAPNHFLWRADRTTDGGRTWLLDAWTMEAKRIAK